A single Pirellulaceae bacterium DNA region contains:
- a CDS encoding GGDEF domain-containing protein yields MPTNTTVFLLGLAAGSLLLVLGLGLGFWFGKKAGVAGSPVQGQQFLALLRSMSQWTSELSGDVVKYQNQLSNIDQRVRSGTAHPEEMMNMVSQMMETNRQLQARLETTELKLDTQTDQLASYLKEARTDGLTGLMNRKAFDKTTDELFVQWQKHSKPFCLGLVDIDHFKKINDTYGHPAGDQVLKQVAVLMQSELTDLVCIARYGGEEFGFLTLTPLAEAAAQLERFRRSLAKIQVEFEQHAITMTLSGGVAQIVPNERIGLLVRRADEALYAAKTGGRNRVYIHNGQSCQLISQVPSGQHTTPAVPPASHTDPHPADPPSLHIQQRLKRIVEEESQRVGGR; encoded by the coding sequence TCTGGTTTGGCAAGAAGGCCGGAGTGGCCGGTTCACCCGTCCAGGGCCAACAATTTTTGGCTTTGCTCCGCAGTATGTCGCAATGGACCAGCGAGCTATCTGGGGATGTCGTCAAGTATCAGAATCAGCTCAGCAATATCGATCAGCGAGTCCGGTCGGGCACCGCTCATCCAGAAGAAATGATGAACATGGTTTCGCAGATGATGGAAACCAACCGACAGCTTCAAGCACGCTTGGAAACGACCGAGCTGAAGCTGGATACGCAAACCGATCAATTGGCCAGCTACCTGAAGGAAGCTCGTACCGATGGCTTGACCGGCTTGATGAATCGTAAAGCGTTTGACAAAACTACCGATGAATTGTTCGTGCAGTGGCAAAAGCATTCTAAGCCATTTTGCCTGGGACTGGTCGACATCGATCACTTCAAGAAAATCAATGACACTTATGGACATCCGGCTGGTGACCAAGTTTTGAAACAGGTTGCTGTGCTCATGCAGTCCGAGCTGACCGATTTGGTTTGCATTGCACGCTACGGTGGCGAGGAGTTTGGGTTCTTAACATTGACGCCACTGGCAGAAGCAGCCGCGCAGCTTGAGCGCTTTCGTCGCTCACTGGCCAAGATTCAAGTTGAATTCGAACAGCACGCAATCACCATGACGCTCAGCGGTGGCGTGGCTCAAATCGTTCCCAACGAACGGATCGGCCTGCTAGTCAGGCGGGCTGACGAAGCACTCTATGCGGCCAAAACCGGAGGCCGAAATCGAGTCTACATCCACAACGGCCAGTCGTGCCAGCTCATCTCCCAGGTTCCCAGCGGACAGCACACCACCCCAGCAGTTCCTCCAGCCTCACATACGGACCCGCATCCAGCGGACCCCCCCAGTCTACATATACAACAACGATTGAAAAGAATTGTCGAAGAAGAATCTCAACGGGTTGGCGGGCGGTGA
- a CDS encoding putative sulfate exporter family transporter, whose amino-acid sequence MRWTEDWAATTTGLLTLAILLILTYAARPLDVDWQAAKQRSDQLRFEQTKLTFEEESKLSEADRRALAKQRNRSTLESLGIHWSSATSDWLAKLESWTDWPTESFRKRGKDGKPEGIIQWQPLLGTFAILTAIGCAAMWLRGLSITQFLCGFPGLFALAVAAYLLAAQSVVKYYNFEYPLWGLLIGMLICNTLGTPGWFRPALHGELFIKIGLVLLGAEVLVSRLLALGAPGVLVAWVVTPVVLTATYIFGQRVLKLESRSLNLVISADMSVCGVSAAIATAAACKAKQEELSLAIGLSLCFTAVMMIVMPLAVGWLGLDPVVGGAWIGGTLDSTGAVVAAGEVLGIRGSETAVTVKMIQNIMIGVIALAIAVYWARWVEPQQIRESTENHTSTRSVGDRQVQVSSLAAATNAIGWMELWRRFPKFVLGFLIASIGCSLIFWHSLFGESWIQVATGKSTSLLRGWIFCVAFVAIGLSTDFRQLAPYLRNGKPVVLYVCGQCLNLLLTLIMAYWMFGVVFKQ is encoded by the coding sequence ATGCGTTGGACCGAAGACTGGGCGGCAACAACCACCGGATTATTGACCCTGGCAATTCTGCTGATCCTAACTTATGCAGCACGCCCGCTAGACGTCGATTGGCAGGCGGCCAAACAGAGATCAGATCAATTGCGTTTCGAACAAACCAAGCTGACGTTCGAGGAAGAATCAAAGCTGTCGGAGGCAGATCGCAGGGCACTCGCCAAACAGCGAAATCGTTCGACCTTGGAAAGTCTAGGAATTCATTGGAGTTCCGCCACTAGCGACTGGTTGGCAAAGCTGGAGTCTTGGACCGACTGGCCGACGGAATCTTTTCGCAAGCGAGGCAAGGACGGGAAGCCAGAGGGAATCATTCAGTGGCAGCCTCTGCTGGGGACGTTTGCCATTCTAACGGCCATTGGCTGTGCGGCGATGTGGCTGAGGGGGCTGAGCATAACGCAATTCTTGTGCGGCTTTCCGGGGCTGTTTGCACTGGCTGTCGCAGCGTACCTGTTGGCCGCCCAAAGCGTGGTCAAGTACTATAACTTCGAGTATCCACTGTGGGGGCTGTTAATCGGAATGCTGATCTGTAATACGCTGGGGACACCGGGGTGGTTTAGGCCTGCCTTGCATGGTGAGTTGTTCATTAAAATTGGGCTGGTCTTGTTGGGTGCGGAAGTCCTGGTATCGCGGTTATTGGCATTGGGCGCGCCAGGCGTGTTGGTCGCTTGGGTAGTTACGCCAGTTGTGTTGACAGCCACCTACATCTTTGGCCAGCGGGTACTGAAATTAGAAAGTCGGTCACTGAATCTGGTGATCTCTGCTGATATGAGCGTTTGCGGCGTATCAGCAGCGATTGCCACAGCAGCAGCTTGTAAAGCCAAACAAGAGGAGTTGTCGTTGGCGATTGGATTGTCACTGTGTTTTACCGCTGTGATGATGATTGTAATGCCCTTGGCAGTCGGCTGGCTGGGGCTTGATCCTGTGGTAGGTGGCGCATGGATCGGTGGAACGCTGGATTCGACTGGGGCCGTCGTAGCTGCCGGGGAAGTTCTCGGGATTCGTGGCAGCGAAACAGCGGTGACGGTCAAAATGATTCAGAATATTATGATCGGAGTCATCGCACTGGCGATTGCCGTCTACTGGGCGCGTTGGGTGGAACCGCAGCAGATTCGAGAGTCAACTGAGAATCATACTTCAACCCGCAGTGTAGGCGACCGCCAGGTTCAAGTGTCCAGTCTGGCTGCTGCTACCAATGCGATTGGCTGGATGGAACTATGGAGACGATTTCCCAAATTTGTCTTGGGGTTCTTGATCGCCTCGATTGGATGTTCTTTGATATTCTGGCATTCGCTATTTGGTGAAAGCTGGATCCAGGTGGCGACGGGCAAGTCCACCAGCCTGCTGCGGGGCTGGATATTCTGCGTTGCCTTCGTGGCTATAGGCTTATCAACCGATTTTCGGCAATTGGCTCCTTACCTGCGTAACGGCAAGCCGGTTGTGCTTTACGTATGCGGCCAGTGCTTGAATCTGTTGTTGACTTTGATCATGGCCTACTGGATGTTTGGCGTCGTCTTCAAACAGTAA
- a CDS encoding zinc metallopeptidase yields the protein MRWQGREGSKNVEDRRGLRGPVMGGGLLIVIIGAIFALLSGANPLQVMQQVGVQLQQQNAGQLADDADPHGQRPDDTLAEFSSVVFKDLEDVWNSLFPEHFNRPYQMPGLVLYDGNVETRGCGVAGSAVGPFYCGGDSKVYIDLSFFNELQTRFKAPGEFACAYVIAHEVGHHVQNQIGWLEKVQREQQTLSKVESNRLLVRLELQADFLAGVWAHHAQRMKGILESGDVESGLRAAAAVGDDTIMRNAGQRVVLDAFTHGSSEQRMKWFSLGLRTGDLNHLMDMFELPYDEL from the coding sequence ATGCGCTGGCAAGGGCGTGAAGGCAGCAAAAACGTTGAAGATCGCCGAGGACTGCGTGGTCCCGTGATGGGAGGCGGTCTGTTGATCGTAATTATTGGTGCTATATTCGCGCTCCTTAGCGGTGCCAATCCGCTGCAAGTCATGCAGCAAGTAGGCGTGCAGCTGCAACAACAAAATGCCGGCCAGCTAGCCGATGATGCAGACCCGCATGGCCAGCGTCCCGACGATACCCTGGCGGAATTCTCCAGCGTTGTCTTCAAAGATCTGGAGGATGTCTGGAATAGTCTGTTTCCTGAGCACTTTAATCGCCCCTACCAAATGCCGGGACTCGTGCTGTATGACGGAAACGTAGAAACTCGCGGTTGTGGTGTAGCTGGTTCGGCCGTTGGACCGTTTTATTGCGGCGGCGACAGCAAGGTATATATCGACTTATCGTTTTTTAACGAATTGCAGACTCGCTTTAAGGCTCCCGGAGAGTTTGCCTGTGCCTATGTGATCGCACATGAGGTGGGCCACCATGTACAGAACCAAATTGGCTGGCTGGAAAAGGTCCAACGCGAGCAGCAGACACTATCCAAAGTGGAAAGCAATCGGTTGTTGGTGCGGCTGGAGCTGCAAGCCGACTTCTTAGCCGGAGTATGGGCACACCACGCCCAGCGGATGAAAGGCATCCTGGAATCCGGCGATGTGGAAAGCGGCTTACGAGCTGCGGCAGCCGTGGGCGACGATACGATCATGCGCAATGCCGGCCAGCGCGTAGTACTCGACGCATTCACACATGGCTCTTCTGAGCAACGCATGAAATGGTTTAGCCTGGGCCTGCGAACGGGCGACCTGAACCACCTGATGGATATGTTCGAATTGCCCTACGACGAGCTATAG
- a CDS encoding SDR family oxidoreductase, protein MHYSFPGQTALVTGSSKGIGRAVAIELARGGANVTVNYSSSRQAGEEVVREIEKVGGRALLVGCDVSDQQAVEAMVQQTVEHFGSLDLFVSNAVYSDRQLMVEADMQGFRKTIDVSMWGAFFGVRAAAQQMIRQGRPGAITVVSSPHSLIPFPTAMAYNMAKAAIDHMARTAAIELIKYGIRVNIFHPGWIDTPGERKFFTEDQLAAGAQELPMQRLGTSEEMAHGICFTLSQEAAYMTGTTLTMDGGVQLPWWSKRTEGGQ, encoded by the coding sequence ATGCACTATTCGTTCCCCGGTCAAACGGCTCTAGTAACCGGTTCATCCAAAGGCATTGGCCGCGCCGTAGCAATAGAATTGGCTCGCGGCGGTGCCAACGTGACCGTCAATTACAGTTCAAGCCGGCAAGCTGGCGAAGAGGTTGTTCGTGAGATCGAAAAAGTGGGTGGTCGAGCTTTGTTGGTGGGTTGCGATGTTTCTGATCAGCAAGCGGTAGAAGCCATGGTCCAACAGACTGTCGAACATTTTGGCAGCTTGGATTTGTTTGTTTCGAATGCGGTCTACAGCGATCGGCAATTGATGGTCGAGGCTGACATGCAGGGCTTTCGCAAAACTATCGATGTCTCGATGTGGGGTGCCTTTTTTGGCGTTCGCGCGGCAGCCCAGCAAATGATTCGTCAAGGTCGTCCCGGTGCAATTACCGTGGTCAGCTCGCCGCATTCCTTGATCCCCTTTCCCACGGCCATGGCCTACAACATGGCCAAGGCAGCCATCGACCACATGGCACGCACCGCCGCTATTGAACTGATTAAATACGGAATTCGTGTCAATATTTTTCACCCAGGTTGGATCGATACGCCGGGCGAGCGAAAGTTTTTCACAGAAGATCAGTTAGCTGCCGGAGCACAGGAACTTCCCATGCAGCGTCTGGGCACCTCCGAAGAAATGGCGCATGGCATCTGCTTTACGCTTAGCCAAGAGGCGGCGTATATGACCGGGACAACGCTGACGATGGACGGCGGCGTACAATTGCCATGGTGGTCTAAACGAACCGAAGGCGGACAATAG
- a CDS encoding SDR family NAD(P)-dependent oxidoreductase, producing the protein MTASYKQRWNKVWILGASTGIGRELALAIAPQAAEVWISARNHEKLNEVAALAKNIRVEPLDITDEVAVAESASRIAEGGALDLVVISSAVGLMSRLPKFDVPMYRQSMEVNYLGTVYAIAAVLPAMVQQGRGHIAMIASVAGYRGLPNGAPYAPTKAALINLAECIYPNLKRLGITVSVINPGFVETPMTSKNKFPMPFLMKPEEAARRIVRGLERRRYEIAFPTRMVYLLKLVRLLPNAVFFWLADRLMVGKDRPRQDS; encoded by the coding sequence ATGACTGCCAGCTACAAACAGCGATGGAACAAGGTTTGGATTCTTGGTGCCAGTACCGGCATTGGCCGTGAATTGGCACTGGCGATTGCACCCCAAGCGGCCGAGGTTTGGATCTCGGCGCGAAACCATGAGAAGCTGAACGAGGTCGCCGCGCTTGCCAAAAACATTCGAGTCGAGCCTCTGGATATAACTGACGAAGTGGCGGTTGCCGAATCGGCCAGTCGCATTGCCGAGGGGGGCGCGCTTGACTTAGTTGTCATATCATCCGCAGTGGGGTTAATGTCCCGATTGCCAAAGTTTGATGTGCCTATGTACCGCCAGTCGATGGAGGTCAATTATTTAGGAACGGTATACGCCATTGCTGCCGTTTTGCCTGCGATGGTCCAGCAGGGCAGGGGACATATTGCCATGATTGCTTCGGTGGCCGGGTACCGAGGATTGCCTAACGGTGCTCCCTACGCGCCTACCAAGGCAGCCCTGATCAATTTGGCGGAGTGTATATACCCTAATCTCAAGCGGCTTGGCATCACTGTATCGGTTATCAATCCGGGCTTTGTCGAGACGCCGATGACGTCCAAGAACAAATTTCCCATGCCTTTCTTGATGAAGCCTGAGGAGGCTGCGCGGCGTATTGTTCGCGGGCTGGAGCGGAGACGATACGAAATTGCCTTTCCAACGCGCATGGTCTACCTGTTGAAGCTGGTGCGGTTGTTGCCAAACGCGGTGTTCTTCTGGCTGGCAGACCGATTGATGGTTGGCAAGGATCGGCCTCGCCAGGATTCTTAG
- a CDS encoding tyrosine-type recombinase/integrase encodes MFRNIADELVEQFGEMPAGEFGPRSLKTLRDRWETSGRFCRRYVNSRTNTVIRFFRSAVANELCDESVHRRLRTLDPLRKGHSVSRDNPERQAADLDIIRETVKHLTPTLRDMVAVQVATGMRPSELLSMRPCDIERSSEVWLYRPASHKNINKGKTRTIALVDHVRAIVENYLNRASDAFLFSPAESERERRSMMRQKRKSKVQPSQLSRCKPSRSRPPRLRYTSDSYRRAIKYACKKANLQPWTPYEIRHLTAVVVRDALGLESSQVILGHSDIRTTQRYAKQTNDKLIEAAMAAPRLERRQVKGGE; translated from the coding sequence ATGTTTCGAAATATTGCAGATGAACTCGTTGAACAATTTGGTGAAATGCCTGCCGGTGAGTTTGGTCCCAGATCTCTCAAAACTTTACGGGACCGCTGGGAAACGTCGGGGCGGTTCTGTCGACGTTATGTCAATAGCAGAACGAACACGGTAATCCGCTTTTTCCGCAGTGCAGTAGCAAATGAGTTATGCGACGAGTCGGTACATCGGCGGCTGCGTACTCTCGACCCCCTTAGAAAGGGCCATTCAGTTTCGCGAGACAATCCAGAAAGGCAGGCGGCCGATCTGGATATTATACGCGAGACTGTTAAGCACCTTACTCCCACGCTTAGGGATATGGTAGCAGTGCAGGTGGCAACCGGTATGCGGCCGAGCGAACTGCTATCTATGCGGCCTTGCGATATTGAAAGATCCTCCGAAGTATGGCTGTATCGACCCGCCAGCCACAAGAATATTAACAAAGGCAAGACTCGAACAATTGCACTTGTCGACCACGTGCGGGCAATAGTTGAAAATTACCTGAATCGCGCTAGCGACGCGTTCTTATTCTCCCCTGCAGAGTCAGAACGTGAGCGTAGGTCGATGATGCGGCAGAAACGAAAGTCGAAGGTTCAGCCTTCGCAGCTTAGCCGCTGTAAACCATCTAGAAGCCGACCACCTCGATTGCGGTATACTTCCGACTCGTATAGGCGTGCGATCAAATATGCCTGCAAGAAAGCGAATTTGCAGCCGTGGACTCCGTATGAAATTAGACATCTTACAGCTGTTGTGGTGCGAGATGCCCTCGGTCTGGAATCATCGCAAGTAATTCTCGGGCATTCCGATATCCGTACCACGCAACGGTACGCGAAGCAAACCAATGACAAGCTAATCGAAGCAGCGATGGCAGCTCCTCGACTGGAACGAAGACAAGTGAAGGGTGGTGAGTGA